The sequence GCGGGCGCCGCCGCCTCCGGCCCCGCCCTCGCGGCGCCCCGCACCGGCCGCGGGCACCACGCCGCCCCGGCGAGAACAGCCGAGTACCACGGCTTCACGAGCGCCGCCGACTGGCGCGCGGGCCGCGCCGAGGGCGTCCGCGTCCTCGCCGGGCGCCGCCCCGGCCTGACCCTCGCGCACGCCATCGGCGAGCGCGACTACGCCGACCCGCACCTCGGGACCACGACGCGCTACGAGTACGCGCGCTGGACCTCGCCGCGCCACCGCCTCACGGTCCCCGCGACCGAGGTCATCGCCTCCTGGAACGCCCGCACCCCCACCGGCACCTGGATCGAGGTGGAGCTGTCGGGCACGTACTCGGACGGCGCCGAGACCCCGTGGTACGTCATGGGCCGCTGGACGGCCGGGGACGACCCCGAGCGGGACATCCGCCGCACCTCCGTCGACGACCAGGGCGACGGGCGCAGCAGCGTGTGGACCGACACCTTCGCCATCGACGACGCGGCCTCCGGGCTCCGCCTCGCCTCGTACCGCCTGCGCCTGAGCCTCTACCGCCGTCCCGGCACCGGCCCCGCGCCCACCGTCTGGCGCCTCGGCGCGATGGGCTCCGACGTGCCCGACCGCTACACCGTGCCCGCCTCCACGCCGGGGCTCACGGCCGAACTCCCCGTCCCGCGCTACTCCCAGGAGATCCACGCCGGGCAGTACCCGCAGTACGACAACGGCGGCGAGGCGTGGTGCAGCCCCACCTCCTCGCAGATGATCATCGAGTACTGGGGCCGCAGGCCGAGCGCCGAACAGCTCGCGTGGGTCGACCCCTCCTACGCCGACCCGCAGGTGTGCAACGCGGCCAGGCAGACCTTCGACTACCAGTACGACGGCTGCGGCAACTGGCCCTTCAACGCCGCCTACGCCGCGACGTACCCCGACCTCCAGGGCGTCGTGACCCGCCTCGGCTCGCTCACCGACATCGAGACGCTCGTCGCCGCCGGCATCCCGGTCATCACCTCGCAGTCCTTCCTCAAGACCGAGCTGACCGGCGCCGGGTACGGCACGTCGGGCCACCTCATGACGGTCATCGGCTTCACCGCCGACGGGGACGTCATCGCCAACGACCCCGCCTCCGCGGACGACGCCGCCGTGCGGCGCGTCTACCAGCGCGCCGAGTGGGAAACGATCTGGCTGCGCACCAAGCGCAAGACCGCCACGGGCGCCGACGCGAGCGGCACGGGCGGGGTCTGCTACCTGTACTTCCCCGCCGAGCCGAGTCCGCGCCAGCGCAAGGCCCTCGCGGCGGTCGGGGTGCGCTGACCGCGGGCGTGGCGGGCGCGCCCCGGCACGCTCCCGGCGGTACGAGGCGCGCCCGGCCCCCGGGCGCGCCTCGCCCGCGTACGGGGCCGAACCGCCCTCGCCCGCGCGGCGGTTCCGGGCGTCAAAGGCACCGGTGACGTGCGGCGATTCTTCCGGCATACTGCGACCGCCCGGCCACATCCCGTCCGGTTCCACCGGCGGGGACGCGCCCCCGCGAGACCCGCGGCGGGCGCGCGGTACGGGCACTTACGAGGCAGCGCCGCCTCCACCCCTGGTGAGCGCTGCCCGCGCCCCACAGGGAGGGATGACACGCATGCCCGCAGACATCCGGCGGTCCGTCGAACGGGACCTGT comes from Streptomyces sp. Tu6071 and encodes:
- a CDS encoding peptidase C39 family protein, whose product is MTGSTSRRTVLTAAVAVAAGAAASGPALAAPRTGRGHHAAPARTAEYHGFTSAADWRAGRAEGVRVLAGRRPGLTLAHAIGERDYADPHLGTTTRYEYARWTSPRHRLTVPATEVIASWNARTPTGTWIEVELSGTYSDGAETPWYVMGRWTAGDDPERDIRRTSVDDQGDGRSSVWTDTFAIDDAASGLRLASYRLRLSLYRRPGTGPAPTVWRLGAMGSDVPDRYTVPASTPGLTAELPVPRYSQEIHAGQYPQYDNGGEAWCSPTSSQMIIEYWGRRPSAEQLAWVDPSYADPQVCNAARQTFDYQYDGCGNWPFNAAYAATYPDLQGVVTRLGSLTDIETLVAAGIPVITSQSFLKTELTGAGYGTSGHLMTVIGFTADGDVIANDPASADDAAVRRVYQRAEWETIWLRTKRKTATGADASGTGGVCYLYFPAEPSPRQRKALAAVGVR